TCTCCTGTGGGGCGGTGTTCATGGGCGCCAACACCTACATCGGCAACGCCCCCAACTTCATGGTGAAATCGATTGCGGAAGAAAGCAAGATTCCCATGCCCAGCTTTTTCGGCTACATGCTCTATTCGCTGGCGATTTTGATTCCCTGTTTTGTTCTGATAACACTCATTTTCTTCAAATAGTGGTCCAAGGTTCCGTCGCAATCTGTGGCGCAGGCAAACAGCGCCACAGGCGTGCAATGGTGCAGCGAAGGGCAAGACCCCGACAATCGGCCGGACAAAACAGCGGATCACTAACGTCGTGGCAATGGAAGGGAGGAAAGGGATGGCGCGGCACACCAAAATCTTCATCGGGCTGGTTGCCGGCGCGGTCGCCGGCGTGCTCTGTAACAAATTCCTGCAGGACACGGCGCTGGTCGCATTCGTGCAGAAATACCTGAGCGACCCGCTCGGCCGGATCTTTCTCAACCTGCTGATCATGGTGGTGATTCCGCTGGTGTTCTCCAGCCTGGCGCTGGGCGTGGCGCAATTCGGCGATCTCAAACAGCTCGGCCGCGTCGGCCTGCGCACGATCGGCTATTTTCTGCTGGTCACCGCCATCGCCGTGACCATCGGCCTGGTGCTGGTCAACACCATTCGCCCCGGTGACTATCTGCCCGCCGCGACCAAAGAGAAGCTGATGGCGCAGTACAGCAAGGAAGCCACCGAGAAGATGGGGGCCGCCGAGCAGGCGAGCACCGAATTCGGCATTCAAACCCTGGTCAACATCGTACCGCGCAATCCCATTGCCGCGGTGGCGCGGCCCAATCCCGACATGCTGGCGTTGATCTTCGTGGCCTTGCTGGCGGGCGTGGGCCTCACCCTGATTGCCCAGGACAAGGCGCAGCCCGTCGTCCGTTTGCTGGAGGGCGTGTACGAGATTTCCGTCAAGATCATCAACCTCGCCATGAAGCTGGCGCCCTATGGCGTGGCGGCGCTGATTTTCAGCGTCACGTCGCGCTTTGGCTTCGATCTCATCGTCGCGCTCGGCATGTACGTGCTCACGGTTTTGCTCGGCCTGGCGCTGCATCAATTCGGCGCATTTTCGGTGCTGGTGCGGTTGTTTGCGCGCTATCACCCGCTGAAGTTCTTCAAAAAGGTGGAAACGGTGATGCTCACCGCGTTTTCCACCAGCTCGAGCAATGCCACCCTGCCCACGACACTGATGGTCTCGCAGGAGAATCTCGGCATTCCGCCCAAAATCTGCGGCTTCGTCATTCCGCTGGGCGCGACCATGAACATGAACGGCACGGCCCTGTTTGAAGGCGTGACCGTGCTGTTTCTCGCGCAGGTCTTCGGCGTGCATCTCGATCTCTCCATGCAGTTGATCGTGGTGATCATGAGCGTGTTGACGGCGGTGGGCGCGGCGGGCGTGCCCTCCGGCTCGATTCCGTTGCTCATTCTGGTGCTGCAGATGGTGCACGTGCCGCCGGAAGGCATTGCCATCATTCTCGGCGTCGACCGGATTCTCGACATGTGCCGCACGGTGTTGAACGTCACCGGCGACATCACCTGCGCGGCCTACGTCGCGCGCAGCGAAGGCGTGGTGTTGAAGGAGTAGCACGCTGTGCCTGGCAGGCATGTGCGCCGCGGAGAGGTGCAGAGCGCAGCGTCTGTGTGGTTCTGACCATGACTTTGATGCGGCGCGGTGAACCAAACGACTGGCCAGTTGCCCGCATGTGTAGAATTGGCCTCGCGCTATGTCATGCAGACGGATCTCGTGAAATATTTGCACTGCGCCCAAGTCTTGACTGAGTTCTTGCGCGATGACATTGCAACTGGTTTTGCCCGTAATGGTTTTGGCTAAACTCTTTCCCCGTGCCGTCCGAGGGCTTCAGTTTTCACTGATTTGAAAACTGGTGTAGACACTTGGCATGAAAAGACCATTGAACAATCTCCAACGCGGCTTGCTCGCCGGCGGCCTCATTTTCAATCTGTTGATGACGTGCCCACCGCTGGGCATGGCGGCCGTGCTTTGCTCCGGCCCGGAGGAAAGCGTTGACCTGCCCTCCTGCCCGCTCCTCACCAGAATCAGCGATGCCGAGATTGCCGCCGGTGTTCCGAGCTTCATGCCCAAGTCCTCGCAGGAGACCGAGTTTCTCCTGCTGAAACGGCTGCGGGCGAGCGCCGTGGCGCTCAGCAGCAGGATAGTTTTGTGGCACGAATCCCGGCTGATCGCCGAAGTTAACGAGTATCCGCTCGCCAACGATCTTCATTTCAACCAACCGCGCGTTTCTTTTCGCCAGCCTTCCAGCGAGCATTCTCCCGCAGGCTGACCTTTTCCCTTCCTGCCGGCGCGTGCTGCCGTGGAATTGCCGGCACGCGCCCAATTCTCCACAATAATCACAGCCAATTTCGAAAGTGGCGCCCTCCGTGGAAAACCGGCGGTTTTCCACGGGCAAAGTCGCAGCGGTGCCGCCTTCACCCGACAAGCATACGGTCGCTTCACCTCGCCTCGGTTGCAGGCGGGCCGCGCCGGCGCTCGGTTAACGCATGATCATTCGAACCGCCTGCGGTCCAACAAAATGAATTGCTGAAAGGGAGTGCTTGTGGAACTCGGTCTCACCCTCGGGTGCAGCGTCTTTGCGCTGCTGTTTGCCGGATATCTGGCAAAATGGGTATTGCGGAATGACGAGGGCACGCCGGCGATGCGCGAAATTGCCGACGCCATCCGCGAAGGCGCCGAGGCATTTCTCGCGCGCCAATACAAGACTATCGCGCTGCTCACGGTGCCGGTGGCGGCGGTGCTTTATGTGCTTTACGCTTTCGTGCGGCCCGGCACGGCGCATGACCCGGTGCCGGAAGTCCTGCTGGCGGCTTATGTCGCCGGTTCGTTCGTTTTGGGCGCGATTTGCTCGGGTATTGCCGGCTACATGGGAATGTTTGTCTCGATCCGCGCCAACATTCGCACGGCCTCGGCCGCGCGCACGAGCTTGAATCGCGGCTTGCGCATTGCGTTGCGCGGCGGCGCGGTTTCCGGTTTGTTTGTGGTGGCGATGAGCTTGCTCGGGGTCGGTGGCTTGTTTGCAATTCTCAAAGCGCTCGGCACGAAGCCGGAGCACATTCCGTTCTTGATTGTCGGCTATGGCTTCGGGGCGAGTTTCGTGGCGCTGTTCGCGCAGCTCGGCGGCGGCATCTACACCAAAGCCGCGGATGTCGGCGCCGATCTCGTCGGCAAAGTCGAAGCCGGCATTCCGGAAGATGATCCGCGCAATCCCGCGGTGATTGCGGATCTCGTGGGCGACAATGTCGGAGACTGCGCCGGCCGTGGCGCGGATTTGTTCGAATCCACCGCGGCCGAAAACATCGGTGCCATGATTTTGGGCGCCACCCTGGCGCTGTCGGCGCAACAAAGCGGCGCGGTTTTCTCCGCCGGCGTCGTGGGCGTGATGCTCTTCCCGCTGGTGGCGCGTGCTTTCGGTTTAATCGCTTCGATCATCGGCATCATGGTGGTGCACACCAAAGAAGACGGCGACCCGATGCACGCGCTCAATCGCGGCTACTATCTCACCACCGTGCTGGCCGCGCTGGGGTTTGGCGCGGGCTGCTACTGGCTGTTGGATTCGCCGCAAGCGCCGCAGGCCTGGTGGCATTTCTGGCTGTGCGGCTTGATTGGCCTGGCCACCGCGATGGCGTTCGTCTACCTCACACAATACTACACCGAGTACAAGTATCGTCCGGTGAGGGAAATCGCCCGCGCCTCGCTCACCGGGCCGGCGACCAACATCATCACCGGCTTGGCAGTGGCGCTCGAGTGCACCGCGCTGCCGGTGGTGGTGATTTCGGTGGCGATCATCGCCTCCTATCACCTCGGCCAAAGCAGCGGCTTGAGCCACGCCGGTTTGTTCGGCACGGCGGTGGCGACCATGGGCATGCTCGGCACCGCCGCCTACATTCTGGCGATGGACACCTTCGGCCCGATCGCAGACAATGCCGGCGGCATCATCGAAATGAGCCAACAGCCGGAAGAAGTGCGGAAGAAGACCGATCGTCTCGATGCTGTGGGCAACACCACGAAAGCGCTGACCAAGGGATATGCCATCGGCAGCGCGGCACTCGCGGCCTTTCTGCTCTTCTCCGCTTATCTTGATGAGTTGAGAAATTTCGGCAAGCCGCTGCAAGCGGTTGACATCGCCCAGCCCGAGGTGTTCATCGGCGGTTTGCTCGGCGCGACGCTGATCTTCCTCTTCGCCGCGCTCGCGATTCGGGCCGTGGGCAAGGCGGCCTATTACGTCATCAATGAAGTGCGCCGCCAGTTCAAAGAAAATCCCGGCATTCTGCAGGGCACGGTCAAGCCTTCCTATCGGCAGTGTGTGGACATTGTGACCGCCGGCGCCTTGCGGGAAATGGTGCTGCCCGGCGTGCTCACCGTGGCCACGCCCATCGCAACCGGCCTCATTTTCAAACAATTTCAACTCGGCGCCGAGGCCGTGGCCGCGCTGTTGATGGTCGGCACCATGGCCGGCATTTTGGTCGCGACCATGCTCAACAACGGCGGCGGCGCGTGGGACAACGCCAAGAAGTTCATCGAAACCGGCGAATACGGCGGCAAAGGCTCGGACCCGCACAAAGCCGCGGTGGTCGGCGATACGGTGGGCGATCCCTGCAAAGACACCGCCGGGCCGTCCTTGCACGTCGTCATCAAGCTGCTCAGCACGATCACGCTGGTGCTGGCGCCCTTGTTCATTTGACTCGCAATGCAAAGGAGGAGAGGATGGAAAGAGGAATCAGTGTACTCGGCATGTTTGCGATGATCGGCCTCGCCTATGCCTTGTCCTATGACCGCCGCCGTTTCCCCTGGCGGGTGGTGTTTTGGGGAACCGCGCTGCAGTTGCTGTTCGCGTTTTTCATACTCTGGACGAATGCCGGCAAGATCGCCTTTCAATGGACGGGAGACAAGGTCACCGCCTTTCTCGGATTTACCCGCTACGGCACCGAGTTTCTCTTCGGCAACCTGGTCAAGCCGGAATATCAAAACACCTTCGGCATGCAGTTCGCCTTTGCGGTGCTGCCCACCATCGTCTTTTTCTCGGCGGTGATGTCGATCCTCTATCATCTCGGCCTCATGCAGAAGATCGTCGCGGGCATCGCCGTGGTGATGGCGAAGACCATGGGCACGAGCGGTGCGGAATCGCTGTCATGCGCCGCCAACATCTTCGTCGGCCAAACCGAAGCGCCGTTGTTGATCCGGCCGTTTGTGGCGCAGGCGACCAACTCCGAATTGATGGCGGTCATGTGCGGCGGTTTCGCCACCATTGCCGGCGGTGTGATGGCCGGCTACATCCTGATGGGCATTCCTGCGGCGCATATTCTCGCGGCGAGCGTCATGTCCGCCCCGGCGGCGCTGGTGATGGCCAAGATTATTCTGCCGGAGAGAGAGGAGCCGGTGACGCGCGGCCACGTCAAAGTGCCGCCCACCAAGGTTGCCGGTGATGTGATCGAAGCGGCAGCCATTGGCGCAGCGGACGGCATGAAGCTGGCGGTCAACGTCGGCGCGATGCTGCTGGCCTTCATCGCCCTCATCGCGGTGATCAACGCCGGCATGGGCATTATTCACAATGCGCTGGCGGGCCTGGGCTTTCCCTATTTCCCCGGCGAGCTGCGCATTCTGTTCGGCTGG
The window above is part of the bacterium genome. Proteins encoded here:
- a CDS encoding dicarboxylate/amino acid:cation symporter codes for the protein MARHTKIFIGLVAGAVAGVLCNKFLQDTALVAFVQKYLSDPLGRIFLNLLIMVVIPLVFSSLALGVAQFGDLKQLGRVGLRTIGYFLLVTAIAVTIGLVLVNTIRPGDYLPAATKEKLMAQYSKEATEKMGAAEQASTEFGIQTLVNIVPRNPIAAVARPNPDMLALIFVALLAGVGLTLIAQDKAQPVVRLLEGVYEISVKIINLAMKLAPYGVAALIFSVTSRFGFDLIVALGMYVLTVLLGLALHQFGAFSVLVRLFARYHPLKFFKKVETVMLTAFSTSSSNATLPTTLMVSQENLGIPPKICGFVIPLGATMNMNGTALFEGVTVLFLAQVFGVHLDLSMQLIVVIMSVLTAVGAAGVPSGSIPLLILVLQMVHVPPEGIAIILGVDRILDMCRTVLNVTGDITCAAYVARSEGVVLKE
- a CDS encoding sodium-translocating pyrophosphatase, with protein sequence MELGLTLGCSVFALLFAGYLAKWVLRNDEGTPAMREIADAIREGAEAFLARQYKTIALLTVPVAAVLYVLYAFVRPGTAHDPVPEVLLAAYVAGSFVLGAICSGIAGYMGMFVSIRANIRTASAARTSLNRGLRIALRGGAVSGLFVVAMSLLGVGGLFAILKALGTKPEHIPFLIVGYGFGASFVALFAQLGGGIYTKAADVGADLVGKVEAGIPEDDPRNPAVIADLVGDNVGDCAGRGADLFESTAAENIGAMILGATLALSAQQSGAVFSAGVVGVMLFPLVARAFGLIASIIGIMVVHTKEDGDPMHALNRGYYLTTVLAALGFGAGCYWLLDSPQAPQAWWHFWLCGLIGLATAMAFVYLTQYYTEYKYRPVREIARASLTGPATNIITGLAVALECTALPVVVISVAIIASYHLGQSSGLSHAGLFGTAVATMGMLGTAAYILAMDTFGPIADNAGGIIEMSQQPEEVRKKTDRLDAVGNTTKALTKGYAIGSAALAAFLLFSAYLDELRNFGKPLQAVDIAQPEVFIGGLLGATLIFLFAALAIRAVGKAAYYVINEVRRQFKENPGILQGTVKPSYRQCVDIVTAGALREMVLPGVLTVATPIATGLIFKQFQLGAEAVAALLMVGTMAGILVATMLNNGGGAWDNAKKFIETGEYGGKGSDPHKAAVVGDTVGDPCKDTAGPSLHVVIKLLSTITLVLAPLFI
- a CDS encoding NupC/NupG family nucleoside CNT transporter, encoding MERGISVLGMFAMIGLAYALSYDRRRFPWRVVFWGTALQLLFAFFILWTNAGKIAFQWTGDKVTAFLGFTRYGTEFLFGNLVKPEYQNTFGMQFAFAVLPTIVFFSAVMSILYHLGLMQKIVAGIAVVMAKTMGTSGAESLSCAANIFVGQTEAPLLIRPFVAQATNSELMAVMCGGFATIAGGVMAGYILMGIPAAHILAASVMSAPAALVMAKIILPEREEPVTRGHVKVPPTKVAGDVIEAAAIGAADGMKLAVNVGAMLLAFIALIAVINAGMGIIHNALAGLGFPYFPGELRILFGWIFAPLAWLMGVPWQDCIEFGNLLGTKISINEFVAYLHLAELIKTGGMSERANLIATYALCGFANFSSIAIQIGGIGGMAPERRGDLARLGLRAMFGGALASWMTAAIAGMLV